One Helicobacter pylori NCTC 11637 = CCUG 17874 = ATCC 43504 = JCM 12093 genomic window, GCTTTGAAAACCATTATTTGGAAGCCCCTAATTTCGCTAACGCTGTTTTTAAATCCAAAGAAATCAATAAAATCCCTGCACCTTTAGAATATTCTAAAGGAAATCATGCTAGAATAAAGCAACTAAAACTTGATTTGTCAAAATTAAGGACGAAATTTTACCGCCTTGATTTATTCAAACAGCACAAATCATGAAATTGACATTAAGGAAAACACATGAAAAACCGCTACATTCAGCAGTTTGAAGACGCTCAATTAAAAGACAAGACCATGCCAGCATTTAAAGCCGGCGATACTTTGAGATTGGGTATTACCATTAAAGAAGGCGAAAAAACGCGAACTCAGTATTTTGAAGGCGTGTGCATTGCGATTAGAGGCAATGGCGTGGATAAGACTTTTTGCGTGCGTAAAATAGGGGCTAACAATATCGGCGTGGAGAAAATTTTCCCTTTTTATAGCGAAAGTTTGGCGAGCGTTGAGGTGTTGCGTGTGGGTAGGGTGCGTCGCGCGAAGCTCTACTACTTGCGCGATAGGAGAGGTAAGGCAGCAAGGATTAAAGAGGTCCGCCATTAATTTCTGTTAAGATTCTTTTTTAAAAAGACCGATTAGGAAGACATTTCTGGTTTTTAAGGGTTAGAATGAGTTTTTAACCCTTGTTTTTTTTAGGAATAGTTTTTCTTTTTAGCTTTTGTTACCAACTTTTTTAAAACTTTGCGTTAGCGTTCGTTTTTTTCAAGGCAAAATTTCAATAATTTTTTTCTCTACTTGCTATCTGTTAAACTGAATTTTTGGCTCTAATGGGGCGTTGGTTGTCAAATTTAAAAAGGCTTTGAGTGTCTGTATTGGATGAGAACAGAACCTTTATTTTCTTTAAAAAACAAGGCATGTTTAGATCCCCATGCTATACTCAACCCTTATGGCAAAATTCATATTTTGGGAGAAAACATGGGAAAAACTGAAACCACGATTTTTGTGGATTGAGAAAATCTCCTCGCCGATTTGAAAGCAATCCAAGAAACGGATGAGCGTTTAAAAGAGCCTAATTTTAATTTCAACAATCCCGATCAACTCTTAGCGTTAATCCGTTCGTTTTTGGAGCCTGAAGAGGAATTGAAGCGGATCTACTTTTATGCGTCTGAGCCTTTCACAGAAGCCGAGCCAAGGATCACCGGCAAGGGCAAAGAAGACCTTGAAAAACTCAAAAAGGACTATCCTGAACATTATGAGAAAAAGGTAAAGACATCAGAGAATATCCAAAAATTCAACCACAATATCGCCCAACAAAATCAAGTGACATTACGAGTCGGTCGGGTAAAATACAAGTTCGAGAACATATCCGAAGTAAGAAAGACACTTTGGCATGGAAATTAGAACCAACCAAGAGCGATTAGACTTGCGTCAAAAACAAATTGATGTGCTGTTGGCACACGATATTACCAAGCTATATTGCACCAAACAAGGAGGGTGTATTTTGCTGTTCAGCAAGGATACCGATTTTGTGCCTGTGTTAGAAGCCGCTTGGGAGAAAGGCTTTGAAGTCTTCATCGCCAAAATTTAAAGAAAGCCCCATTTCTGTCCCTTCAGACTTGAAGAAGTCTTGCGATGTGAGAGAGCGCAGTGTCGCTGAAATTGTAGCCAAGTTGCCTAAAAGTCAGCACTCCCTCAAGAAAAAGAACTTTCCCCCCAAAGATCCTTTTAACAACCCATTTAAAGACCAATTATCTAAAAATAAGAAGTAACGCGCTTCCCCACACCAAGGGGAAGGGTCAAGATAGTTTAAGCGGATTTTTCTAATCCATGATTTCACTTTTTGCTCTTTATTATGGAGTGATTTTTGAAAATGGGAGCGAATTAGCGCTTAACAGCGTATTTATGGGGAATGCGTGCGTGTTTTTGGCGGTGGTTGGATTTTTCAAAATCCGATCGTTTTAAAATTTTAACTTACTTTGTCAAAAATTTTTTATAGTTTAAGCAAACCTTAAGCTTTCTATGACTATACTTTCATTTCCTTGTTTCAGCAAGGGCTTTTAAAAAGTCGCTTGATACCTTACAAGGATAGCTGATTAAAAGCAAACGATCTTTGAAAACTAAGCAAATTGATAGAAGTTCTTTTTAAAGGGATATTCTAAAACAATAAGCAATGACTTATCAAGTGGAGTGGGGGTTTTTATAACTCCCATTCTTGGATAAGGAATTCTTATCCAATCTGCCAATTGATTTCATTGATTATGATGATTATATCATTATGATTGATGACTGAATGGCATGAGAGTATTTTATTCAGGTTAGCGTTTAGCCAAACCTTTTTAAAAAGTTTCTTTCTGTTTTGTTGTTGTAATACTTAAGAACACAACCCGTTTTATTCAATCATCAAATAAAACGAGTTCTTGTGATACGCTAAAGCTGTTGTTAGGAATAACAACAGCCTATCAAAAAACAAAAAGAGCTTTAGGACAAACGCTTTTATGGAGAGTTTGATCCTGGCTCAGAGTGAACGCTGGCGGCGTGCCTAATACATGCAAGTCGAACGATGAAGCTTCTAGCTTGCTAGAGTGCTGATTAGTGGCGCACGGGTGAGTAACGCATAGGTCATGTGCCTCTTAGTTTGGGATAGCCATTGGAAACGATGATTAATACCAGATACTCCCTACGGGGGAAAGATTTATCGCTAAGAGATCAGCCTATGTCCTATCAGCTTGTTGGTAAGGTAATGGCTTACCAAGGCTATGACGGGTATCCGGCCTGAGAGGGTGAACGGACACACTGGAACTGAGACACGGTCCAGACTCCTACGGGAGGCAGCAGTAGGGAATATTGCTCAATGGGGGAAACCCTGAAGCAGCAACGCCGCGTGGAGGATGAAGGTTTTAGGATTGTAAACTCCTTTTGTTAGAGAAGATAATGACGGTATCTAACGAATAAGCACCGGCTAACTCCGTGCCAGCAGCCGCGGTAATACGGAGGGTGCAAGCGTTACTCGGAATCACTGGGCGTAAAGAGCGCGTAGGCGGGATAGTCAGTCAGGTGTGAAATCCTATGGCTTAACCATAGAACTGCATTTGAAACTACTATTCTAGAGTGTGGGAGAGGTAGGTGGAATTCTTGGTGTAGGGGTAAAATCCGTAGAGATCAAGAGGAATACTCATTGCGAAGGCGACCTGCTGGAACATTACTGACGCTGATTGCGCGAAAGCGTGGGGAGCAAACAGGATTAGATACCCTGGTAGTCCACGCCCTAAACGATGGATGCTAGTTGTTGGAGGGCTTAGTCTCTCCAGTAATGCAGCTAACGCATTAAGCATCCCGCCTGGGGAGTACGGTCGCAAGATTAAAACTCAAAGGAATAGACGGGGACCCGCACAAGCGGTGGAGCATGTGGTTTAATTCGAAGATACACGAAGAACCTTACCTAGGCTTGACATTGAGAGAATCCGCTAGAAATAGTGGAGTGTCTAGCTTGCTAGACCTTGAAAACAGGTGCTGCACGGCTGTCGTCAGCTCGTGTCGTGAGATGTTGGGTTAAGTCCCGCAACGAGCGCAACCCCCTTTCTTAGTTGCTAACAGGTTATGCTGAGAACTCTAAGGATACTGCCTCCGTAAGGAGGAGGAAGGTGGGGACGACGTCAAGTCATCATGGCCCTTACGCCTAGGGCTACACACGTGCTACAATGGGGTGCACAAAGAGAAGCAATACTGTGAAGTGGAGCCAATCTTCAAAACACCTCTCAGTTCGGATTGTAGGCTGCAACTCGCCTGCATGAAGCTGGAATCGCTAGTAATCGCAAATCAGCCATGTTGCGGTGAATACGTTCCCGGGTCTTGTACTCACCGCCCGTCACACCATGGGAGTTGTGTTTGCCTTAAGTCAGGATGCTAAATTGGCTACTGCCCACGGCACACACAGCGACTGGGGTGAAGTCGTAACAAGGTAACCGTAGGTGAACCTGCGGTTGGATCACCTCCTTTCTAGAGAAAAGCTTTTAACATTCGCTTGTTAAAAGCCAAAGAGTATTACCTAACAAAAGAACTTCTTGTTGCTTAGTTTTGAAAGATTGGGCTTATTCTTTCTTTTTTACTTCTTGATTTTTGTTTGATTTTTATCGGTTTTTGATTTTGCTTAATTCTTGTTTGTTTGGCTTTGATTTGACTTAATTTGACTGATTTTCATCGCTTGATTTGGATTTTTACTGCTTATGGCTTTTGTTGTTTCGCCTTGTTTTTCTTGTGTTTAATGTTGTTAGCGTTTTTGTCTTTGTTGGATTTTTAAATCTTATTTTTTCATTCTTATGTTTGAGTTTTTACTTCTTATTTTTTGTGTTTAATGTTTTGCTTAATGATTTTGCTTACTTGATTTTAATGTTTTGTTTTTTGTAGTTTTAAACGCTCAAGGATTTGGGTTTTAATTTCTTTCGGATCTAATTGAACAAGTTGTTGGCGTTCAAAATTGCGTGCCTGAAAATTAATGCAATAATTCAAAAATAATAGAATCGTTTTCATAGGGGCAACTAGGCGCATGCCCGAATAATGGAATTGAGCACAAGAAAGCGCAATAAATGCGTTGTAGGGTTTTAATAAGGGATTTCTATTGTGTGGGTTGAGTTTGATAACACCTCTAAAAGCAATTGTTTTTATATTTTTGTTTTCATCAGATGGGCTTTGTAAAATAACTTGTTCTAAAAAATGATTGATGAGCGGCACTCTATGCGCTGATGCGGATTTAGGGATAGACGCCTTTTGTAATGCTGATGCAAGACTTCTTCCCATCGTATGGTTCTCTAAAACTTGTGCTTTTGGGACAACTTGCAACTGATCGATCATTATCTCAATTTCTTCATTTTTTTTATTTATAATGTAGTTTTTATGCGAAGGGTATTTTTTGCCTTGTTTATTTTTTGTTGTTTGTGAGAATGCTAAGAAAAAGTCCTTGTTTTCATAAAAGCCCTATTTTACTGAACTTATTGGATAAAACCTACTTAAGTTAAATTGATCTCATTCTATTATAAAATATAAAAAATCAAATCTTAAAGGAAAATCATGCAAGAAAATCAAACCCGCCCTTTTATATGCCCCAAGTGTCAAGAGCCAATTGATGTGAATGAAGCGCTATACAAACAGATTGAGCAAGAAAATCAAAGCCGGTTTTTAGCCCAACAAAAAGCGTTTGAAAAAGAGGTGAATGAGAAAAGAGCGCAGTATCAGAGCCATTTCAAAGCTTTAGAGCAAAAAGAAGAGGCCCTAAAAGAGCGAGAGAGGGAACAAAAGGCTCAATTTGATGATGCAGTCAAACAAGCGAGTGCCTTAGCCTTGCAAGACGAAAGGGCTAAAATCATTGAAGAAGCCAGAAAAAACGCTTTTTTAGAGCAGCAAAAGGGTTTGGAATTGTTGCAAAAAGAATTAGATGAGAAGTCCAAACAGGTCCAAGAATTGCACCAAAAAGAAGCGGAAATTGAAAGGCTAAAAAGAGAAAATAATGAAGCAGAGAGCCGATTGAAAGCGGAAAATGAAAAAAAATTGAATGAAAAATTGGAAACGGAAAGGGAAAAAATAGAGAAAGCCTTGCATGAAAAAAATGAATTGAAATTCAAGCAGCAAGAAGAGCAGTTAGAAATGTTAAGAAACGAGTTGAAAAACGCTCAAAGAAAGGCTGAATTAAGTTCGCAGCAACTCCAAGGCGAGGTGCAAGAATTGGCGATTGAAGAGTTTTTGAAGCAAAAATTCCCCTTAGATTGCATTGGAGAAATCAAAAAAGGGCAAAGAGGGGGCGATTGCATTCAAGTGGTGCATACTAGGGAATTTCAAAATTGCGGGAAAATTTATTATGAGAGCAAACGCACCAAAGAATTTCAAAAAGCTTGGGTGGAAAAGCTTAAAAGCGACATGCGAGAGATTGGGGCTGATGTGGGGGTCATTGTGAGTGAGGCGTTGCCTAAAGAGATGGAGAGGATGGGGTTATTTGAAGGGGTGTGGGTGTGTTCGTTTGAAGAGTTTAAGGGGTTGAGTGCGGTATTAAGAGAGGGGGTTATTCAAGTGGGTTTGGCTAAAAAAAGTCAGGAAAATAAGGGCGATAAAGTGAATCTGCTCTATCATTATTTGACAAGCTCTGAATTTTCTATGCAAGTGAATGCGATTATAGAGGGGTTTGAGCAATTGAGAGCGGAATTAGAAAGCGAAAAACGCGCGATGAATAGGATTTGGAAAAGCAGGGAAAAACAAATGGAAAAAGTGTTTGAGGGCACGATTAACATGTATGGCTCTATCAAGGGCATTGTGGGTAATGCGATAGGGCAAGTGAAAGCGTTGGAGCTTGGGTATGATGGGGAAGATTTAGAGTGATATAATTTTGTATCCAATTGAGTTGCATAAGAAAAATTAAAGGAAAAAGCGAGAAAAAACATGGCGATTAATATCAAAAAGATAAAATCTTTTAAGGCGTTTTGTGGTTTAGACACGATTGAAATGGGTGAGTTTAAGCACTATAATGTCATTTTTGGAAATAATGGGTGCGGAAAAACAAGCTTGACAAGGGCTTTTGAGCTACTGATTCCAAAAAATAAGCACATTGAAAAGTATCGCACCATTTCTACTGCTGAATCCCCAAGCATTGAATTTGAATGCAAAGATGGAAGCTATACAATAGAGCCAAATAGCAATATTAAAGAGCCATCTTTTAAGGTTGAAATCTATAATAGCGATTTTTTGCACGATAACGCACCTTTCAATAGCGAGTTTGGGCTTAAAAAGCTAGATGATGGCACTATCATTTTAGAAGGCTCGGTTTTAGGCGAAGAAACCAAAGAGATCAACCAATTAAAAGATTTTAAGGAGAAAGTAGAAAAAAGACAAAAGAAAATTGAATATGAGAACAGCGCTGAAACTTTGAGTGCTAAACAAGAAAGTGCAATTAAAAAATATAATGAAGAAATAGAAAAAATACGAAAAGAAGTGACTTCAAAGACTATTCCAATAACACTAGACGAGATTAAAATAAATAATATCTGTGAAGTGTCAAAGGATAAATTTAAAGTTCAAGAAGATGCATTAACGAATCTGAAAAAAGATTTTGATGAATTGAATGAAGCCATGAAGAAATTTGATGATTTAAAAGAAATGGAATTGCCTAAAGATTATCAAACAATAAAAGATAAGTTAGAATCTTTATTTTCCTTTGATATAGATAAGGAGGCGGGGCAGGTTTCAGAGAAAATTAAAGAGCATATTAGCAAGGTTGGAAGAGAATTTATTGAGAAAGGAATAGAACTACAAAAAGAGATGCTTGATAATGCATGCCCTTTTTGCACTCAAGAAATAACCAATAATATTATTCAAGCTTATACAAGTTACTTTAACAAGCGTATTGAACAATTCAATCAAGATTCTTTAGAGGTTAGTGGGACTTTAAAAAAGATTTTAGAGCAATGGAATATAAAGGAAATATTGCAATCATTTGAAAGATTTGAACCTTTCATGAAGAAGGACTTTTCAAAAAATAAGGAAAGTTTAGAAAAAGCGTTAGAGCAAATAAAAGCTTTATTAGAAGAACTTCAAAAAGAAGTGGATAAAAAAGAGGGAGCTAAAAATGAGAAAAAATTTCAAAAGATAGATAAAGAATTGTTGGAAATTCAGGAAAATATCCAACAATGTGTTGGTGAGGCTAGAGAGATTTTAAACCAAAAGAAAGAGCAAAAAAAGAAATTAGAAAAATTAAAAACCAAGCTGAAAGAAGCGAGGATTAAAAAGGCTAAACATGATAGCTACGATTGGCAAAAGAGTAAAGAAGAGGCTGAGAGAAAACTATTAGTTTTAGATCGTGGGCATAAGAGATTAAAGTGCCTTTTAGAAAAAATTGACAATAAACTTAAAGAGCTATACGATCAAAAACGCCCTGATATTGAAATCATTAACAACTATCTTAAAGCTTTAAATTTGCCTAAATATTCTTTGAATAAAGACTATAGAATTGTTTTAAATTCTGATGCTTTAGAAAATAGTGAGGCTAAGATGATTTTAAGCGATGGTGAAAAAACCACGCTCGCATTTGCGTATTTTTTAGCGCGTTTAAAATTATTTTATAAAAAAGAGGATTTAAAAAATTTAGTTGTTGTCATAGATGATCCCATCTCTAGTTTAGACGAACAAAGGATTTATAACACAACTTGTTTGGTGGCAAAGATCAATCAAGAGCTGGCAAGGGAAAAATTGTCAAATGAAAAAGATAAGGCGCAAGTATTTGTTTTGACTCATAATCATACTTTTATGGCACGCTTAATCAATATGGTAGGCAAAAAACATGCTCGCTATTTCCAACTAGAACGCCATCAAGGGCAGTTAAAGATTGTTTGTAAAGATAAGTTCAATGGCTATTTTGATACTTTCTACTTGCTTTTATTTAGAGAAGTGTATGAATTTGCGAAAAAAGAAAAAGTGCAAGATAATTGTAATGAGGCGATAAATTATGGGAACAAAGTAAGGATTTTATTGGAAAGTTTTTTAAAGATTAATTTCATTGACTCGTTTCTTACAGAAAAACATGATGGTGTTTTTGATAAAGGCAAGATTAAAAACTTGATAGAAACAGCAAATAGGGAAGTTGAATTGAATTTTTCAAAGCTACCTTTTAATAAGGATAATAATTGTAATATAGAAAATAAAGATATGTTTTTAAAAAAAATTTTAAGGATCGTAAAAGGCTTGCATGTAGATAGTCATGGAAGTGCTATGGATTTTTTTAGCCCTTATAAAATTTCACTTGAAAATGTCCAAGAATTTGCAAAAATAGCTATTAATGTTATGAAAATTTTAAATCCTTATCAAACGCAATCTTATATGGGGAGTGTGGATAATAAAACTAAAAACAAGGAATAACATGCGCATCGTATTTATGGGAACACCGGGGTTTGCTGAAGTGATCTTAAGGGCGTTGGTTGAAAATAAGGATATAGAAGTGGTGGGGCTATTCACGCAGATGGATAAACCTTTTGGGCGTAAAAAGGAATTGAAAGCCCCAGAGACTAAAACATACATTTTAGAAAATCATTTAAATATCCCCATTTTCCAGCCGCAAAGTTTGAAAGAGCCTGAAGTTCAAATTTTAAAAGATCTAAAGCCTGATTTTATCGTGGTGGTGGCTTATGGTAAGATTTTGCCTAAAGAGGTTTTAGCTATCGCTCCTTGCATCAATGTGCATGCGTCGTTATTGCCCAAATACAGGGGGGCTTCGCCCATTCATGAGATGATACTCAATGACGATAGGATTTATGGCATAAGCACCATGCTTATGGATTTGGAATTGGATAGCGGGGATATTTTAGAAAGCGCTTCTTTTTTGAGAGAAGATTATTTGGATTTAGACGCTTTAAGTTTAAAATTAGCGCATATGGGAGCGGATTTACTTCTTTCAACGCTCAAAAATTTTCATTCCATCACAAGAAAGCCTCAAGATCATATGCAGGCTAGTTTTTGTAAAAAAATCACCAAAGCCGATGGTTTAGTGGGTTTTACAGACGCTAAAAATTTGTTTTTAAAATCGCTTGCGTTTAAATCTTGGCCAGAAATCTTTTTAGAAAATAGCCTTAAACTTTTAGAAGTGGAGTTGGTGGAGAATGAAAAGAGCCACAAGGAAGGCGAGATTTTAGCAATTGATGAAAGAGGCGTTCTTGTAGGCTGTTTGAAAGGCAGCGTGCGTATAGCAAGGTTGCAAGCGGTGGGTAAAAAGCCTTTGAAAGCGAAGGATTATTTGAATGGCAGGCGTTTGAAAGTGGGCGGTATTTTGGCATGAGAAAATGTGAAAAAAGGGTTTTTGATAGCCTGCCTTCCACGCAAATTTATCTTTTAGAAAAACTTAAAAGTAATGAACTCAAAGCTCCTGTTTTAGTCTTGGCTAAAAACCAAAGCGCTGGGATAGGCAGTAGGGGGAATATTTGGGAGGGTACAAAAAGCGCTTTGACTTTTTCGCTCGCTTTAAACGCAAGCGATTTGCCTAAAGATTTGCCCATGCAAGCGAACGCTTTGTATTTAGGGTTTTTATTCAAAGAAGTTTTAAAAGATTTAGGCTCTCAAACCTGGCTTAAATGGCCTAACGATTTGTATTTAGAGAATCAAAAAATAGGGGGCGTGCTGGTTAATGTTTATAAAGACATGCGGGTGTGCGGCATTGGCGTGAATAGGGTTTCAAAGAAGTGGGCATGTTTAGATATTGGCGCGAGCGATGATTGGATTATAGAGGGCTTTTTAAAAAAAATAGAAGAAAATCTTTTTTGGGGGGAAGTTTTAAGTAAGTATGCGTTAGAATTTCATAGAAACAACTCTTTTAGCTTCCATAATGATTGGGGCGAAGCGATGAGTTTGAGAGATGCGGAATTGTTAGAAGATGGCCGCATTTGTATCAAAGGTAAGATTTATGATAGGATGTGAGTATGATGAGTGAAATCATTGCAGTGGCTAATCAAAAAGGGGGTGTGGGCAAAACAACAACAGCGGTTAATTTATCGGCTTCTTTAGCGGTGCATGAAAAAAAAATCTTGTTGATTGATTTTGACCCTCAAGCCAACGCCACTTCAAGCTTGGGTTTTAGGCGCGATAAAATTGATTACGATATTTATCATGTGCTGATTGGCCGTAAGCAAATTTCTCAAGTGATCTTAAAAACCCAAATGCCTTTTTTGGATCTAGTGCCTTCTAATTTGGGTTTAGCCGGGTTTGAAAAAACCTTTTATGATAGCCAAGATGAGAACAAACGAGGCGAACTCATGCTTAAAAACGCCTTAGAGAGCGTGGTAGGGCTTTATGATTACATCATTATTGATTCCCCGCCAGCTCTAGGACCTCTCACGATCAATTCGCTTTCAGCAGCCCATTCGGTGATCATTCCTATCCAATGCGAATTTTTTGCCCTTGAAGGCACTAAATTATTGCTTAACACCATTAGAATGTTGCAAAAAAGCACGAACCCTAAGCTCAAAATCAGAGGTTTTTTACCCACAATGCATGTCCCTCAACTCAATTTGACAAAAGGGGTTTTAGCGGAATTGTTCAAGTATTTTGACTCAGAATTTTTTAGAGATTCGGCTACAGGAGAGTATATTATGATCCCTAAAAGCGTGAAACTAGCGGAATCGCCCAGTTTTGGTAAGCCCATCTTGCTCTATGATATTAAATCTAATGGCAGTATCGCTTATCAAAAATTAGCTCAAAGCATTCTTCAGGGGTAGTGATGGCAAAAAATAAAGTGTTGGGTAGGGGTTTAGCGGATATTTTCCCTGAAATCAATGAAGTGTATGAGCAGGGGCTGTATGAAAGAGCGAATCGGGTTGTGGAGCTTGGTATTGATGAGGTGATGCCTAATCCTTACCAGCCCAGAAAGGTTTTTAGCGAAGATTCTTTAGAAGAATTAGCGCAATCCATTAAAGAACATGGTTTGTTGCAACCGGTTTTAGTGGTGAGTGAGAACGGGCGTTACCATTTGATCGCTGGTGAAAGGCGCTTAAGAGCGAGCAAATTGGCTAAAATGCCCACGATTAAGGCGATTGTTGTGGATATTGAGCAAGAAAAAATGCGTGAAGTCGCTTTGATTGAAAATATCCAGCGAGAAGATTTAAACCCTTTAGAGTTGGCTAGATCTTATAAAGAATTGCTTGAAAGCTATCAAATGACCCAAGAAGAGCTGTCTAAAATCGTTAAAAAATCCAGAGCCCATGTGGCTAATATCATGCGTTTATTGACGCTCTCTTCTAAGGTTCAAAACGCTCTTTTAGAAGAAAAAATCACTTCAGGGCATGCAAAAGTTTTGGTGGGTTTAGATGGAGAAAAACAAGAATTGATCTTAAATTCCATTATAGGGCAGAAACTCAGCGTGCGCCAGACAGAAGATTTAGCGCGTGATTTTAAAATAAATGCAAATTTTGAAAATAAAAAACATGGTTTCAAGCAAACCCAAACGCTCATCGCTGAAGATGAATTAGAACGCTTGAATCAAAGTTTGTGGGATCATTACAAGCTTAAAGCGGCTTTGAAAGGGAATAAAATCATTTTACGATATTATGAAAATTCTCTTTTAGAGGCTTTTATGAAAAAAATGATGTCTTAACGCTTGAATGTTCTCAAATTTTAAGCGATTTTTTGTTAAGATAGAGTTAATGTTTTTATAACAAATGCGAGTTTCAAATATTTTGTAGGATTTTAGGAAAGAAATAGGTTATGAATATATCGGTTAACCCCTATTTAATGGCGGTCGTTTTTGTGGTGTTTGTGTTATTGTTGTGGGCGATGAATGTTTGGGTGTATAGGCCTTTGTTGGCTTTTATGGATAACAGACAGGCAGAGATAAAGGACAGCTTGGCTAAAATCAAAACGGATAACACCCAAAGCGTGGAGATTGGCCATCAAATTGAGACTCTTCTTAAAGAAGCGGCTGAAAAGCGTAGGGAAATGATAGCAGAAGCGATTCAAAAAGCTACAGAGTCCTATGACGCTGTGATCAAGCAAAAAGAGAACGAACTCAATCAAGAGTTTGAAGCGTTTGCGAAGCAATTACAAAATGAAAAGCAAGTGCTAAAAGAGCAGTTGCAAGCGCAAATGCCGGTATTTGAAGACGAGTTAAACAAGCGTGTGGCTATGGGTTTAGGGAGTTGATAGATGTTTTTAGTTAAAATGGTGTTAGGGTTTTTGATCCTTTTAAGCCCTTTGTGTGCTACTGGATTGGATATTTCACAAACAGATATTATAGAGCGTTCTTTAAATTTTCTTTTATTTGCGGGGATTTTGTGGTATTTTCTGGCTAAAAAACTGCGTTCATTTTTACGCTCCAAAAGCCTTGAAATCTCCAAACGCTTAGAAGAGATTCAAGCCCAACTCAAAGTGAGTAAAGAAAATAAGAAAAAACTCTTAAAAGAATTAGAGCAAGCCAAAGAAAAAGCGGAATTGATTATTTCTGATGCGAATAAAGAAGCCTATACGATCACGCAAAAATACGAATTGCAAACCAAAATAGATGTGGAAAATTTGATCAAAAATTCTAAGGCGTTGATGGATTTAGAAGTTAAAAAGATCAAAAGAGAGTTGGTTGAAAGCGTTTTTAAAGATCTAAGAGAGAGTAAAAAAGTGTCTTTCAATGTGCAAGATT contains:
- a CDS encoding F0F1 ATP synthase subunit B — encoded protein: MFLVKMVLGFLILLSPLCATGLDISQTDIIERSLNFLLFAGILWYFLAKKLRSFLRSKSLEISKRLEEIQAQLKVSKENKKKLLKELEQAKEKAELIISDANKEAYTITQKYELQTKIDVENLIKNSKALMDLEVKKIKRELVESVFKDLRESKKVSFNVQDCVNILKQRL
- a CDS encoding FoF1 ATP synthase subunit B'; protein product: MNISVNPYLMAVVFVVFVLLLWAMNVWVYRPLLAFMDNRQAEIKDSLAKIKTDNTQSVEIGHQIETLLKEAAEKRREMIAEAIQKATESYDAVIKQKENELNQEFEAFAKQLQNEKQVLKEQLQAQMPVFEDELNKRVAMGLGS